A genomic stretch from Leishmania infantum JPCM5 genome chromosome 23 includes:
- a CDS encoding putative tryptophanyl-tRNA synthetase, translated as MDDGARQHMHDVMAKRRKRAMTTTPSANAEGVATPDLTVVPSGDATPQAAASPDMQQRQQPPALALHHFFNRDIAFSHRDLHKALVDIEASIKTGDCSVFLYTGRGPSTGTMHLGHVLPFMLTKYLQDVFNLPLVIQITDDEKFLFRDVPFEGAKADELIRSNIKDIIAFDFNPRHTFIFRNTHYMGDMYPTVLRLQRCMTGNAVKHTLGITDSDNVGKLAFPATQAAPCFSTAFRRVLQNGDRPMRCLIPCAIDQDPFFVLTRAAALRLKQLPPALLHTKFLPALKGLEHKMSSSAEEKGVITLHDTDKQVRKKLRRAFSGGCATLEQMQEAGANLEVDVAYQYLRFFCPDDTLFADVTQRYRSGALNSGEVKDLAADCIIREVLHDWRKRRATVTDDDVVEFCSIRNILL; from the coding sequence AACGCCGAGGGCGTCGCGACCCCGGATTTGACTGTGGTGCCATCTGGAGATGCGACACCGCAGGCCGCCGCGTCCCCTGacatgcagcagcggcagcagccaccagcACTGGCGCTTCACCACTTCTTCAACCGCGACATTGCCTTCTCGCACCGCGATTTGCACAAGGCGCTTGTGGATATCGAGGCTTCCATCAAAACGGGAGACTGCTCTGTCTTCCTCTACACTGGCCGTGGCCCTAGCACTGGCACCATGCACTTGGGCCATGTGCTGCCCTTCATGCTCACCAAGTACCTCCAAGACGTCTTCAACCTTCCGCTCGTTATACAAATCACAGATGACGAAAAGTTTCTCTTTCGCGACGTCCCCTTCGAGGGCGCCAAGGCGGACGAGCTTATTCGCAGCAACATCAAGGATATCATCGCCTTCGACTTCAACCCGCGCCACACCTTCATATTCCGAAACACGCACTACATGGGCGATATGTACCCGACGGTGCTCCGGCTGCAGCGTTGCATGACAGGCAACGCTGTGAAGCACACGCTCGGCATCACGGACAGCGATAATGTCGGCAAACTCGCCTTTCCTGCCACCCAGGCTGCTCCGTGCTTCAGCACCGCTTTCCGTCGTGTTCTGCAGAACGGCGACAGGCCGATGCGGTGCCTGATTCCCTGCGCCATTGATCAGGATCCCTTCTTCGTTctcacgcgcgccgccgcgctgcggctgaagCAGCTACCACCGGCCCTGCTTCACACGAAGTTCCTGCCGGCTCTCAAAGGCCTGGAGCACaagatgagcagcagcgcagaggagaagggcgtcATTACCCTACATGACACAGATAAACAGGTGCGCaagaagctgcgccgcgccttcTCGGGCGGCTGCGCCACCCTAGAGCAGATGCAAGAGGCGGGCGCCAACCTGGAGGTGGATGTGGCGTACCAGTACCTGCGGTTCTTCTGCCCTGATGACACACTCTTCGCCGACGTGACGCAGCGCTaccgcagcggtgccctGAATAGCGGAGAGGTGAAAGACCTGGCGGCGGATTGCATCATCCGTGAGGTGCTGCACGATtggcggaagcggcgcgcaACGGTGACGGACGATGACGTGGTGGAGTTCTGCAGTATCCGTAACATTCTTCTCTGA